The following proteins are encoded in a genomic region of Pseudomonadales bacterium:
- a CDS encoding MotA/TolQ/ExbB proton channel family protein, with protein sequence MIFEQINQFMHAGGEVLYLIALVSFILWLLIIERFCCFFWVLPEFTQQRLAHWQARDDMQSWYAMQIKRRLASEVDLAIQHHMSVIKTLIALCPLLGLLGTVWGMIEVFNALSLTAGDAKAMAAGVSKATIPTMAGMVAALSAMFANTFLERIANQQSLLFKDSLVSRS encoded by the coding sequence ATGATATTTGAACAAATCAATCAATTTATGCACGCGGGTGGTGAGGTGCTATACCTCATTGCTCTGGTGAGCTTTATTTTATGGTTGTTGATTATTGAGCGATTTTGCTGCTTTTTCTGGGTTTTGCCTGAATTTACCCAGCAACGTTTGGCGCATTGGCAAGCACGCGACGATATGCAGTCGTGGTATGCCATGCAGATCAAACGCCGCTTAGCGTCTGAGGTAGATCTTGCTATTCAGCATCATATGTCGGTCATCAAAACCTTGATTGCGTTATGTCCCTTGCTTGGATTATTGGGCACTGTATGGGGCATGATTGAGGTGTTCAATGCCTTATCGCTGACCGCCGGTGATGCCAAAGCTATGGCGGCTGGCGTCTCCAAGGCGACTATACCCACGATGGCTGGCATGGTTGCTGCTCTATCAGCAATGTTTGCCAATACCTTTCTGGAACGTATTGCTAATCAGCAATCGCTGCTATTTAAAGACAGCTTGGTGAGTCGTTCATGA
- the folB gene encoding dihydroneopterin aldolase, producing the protein MGDIVFIEGLQVDTIIGVYDWEREVIQRLSFDLRLTFDCRAAAETDDVKLALNYAAVADTVTAFVQQQRFLLIETVAEQLIDILFAQFACDHIGLTVRKPGAVATADAVGIQIERARPSK; encoded by the coding sequence ATGGGCGATATTGTTTTTATTGAGGGTCTGCAGGTCGATACGATTATTGGCGTATATGATTGGGAGCGTGAGGTAATCCAGCGGCTAAGCTTTGATCTTCGTTTGACATTTGATTGTCGCGCTGCTGCTGAAACTGATGATGTTAAACTTGCGCTAAACTATGCCGCAGTGGCTGATACAGTTACTGCGTTTGTGCAGCAGCAACGGTTTTTATTGATCGAAACCGTGGCTGAGCAGCTGATAGATATATTGTTTGCACAATTCGCCTGTGACCATATTGGCCTCACCGTGCGCAAGCCAGGGGCGGTGGCCACTGCTGATGCGGTAGGCATACAGATAGAGCGAGCGCGCCCCAGTAAATGA
- the folK gene encoding 2-amino-4-hydroxy-6-hydroxymethyldihydropteridine diphosphokinase: MNRVYLGLGSNVDRVKHIQLAIAAVMQLGQVKLSPVYESESIGFAGEPFYNLVAELHTQLSLTQLVDSVRATERLHGRQKNEQRFAPKTLDIDILSFNDACGEFSGVCLPRDEILENAFVLKPLADIAPDQLHPLLKLSYAELWRRYDKPQALQQIPWPPEAMG, translated from the coding sequence ATGAATCGGGTGTATCTAGGGCTAGGGTCGAATGTTGACCGCGTCAAGCATATTCAGCTTGCGATTGCGGCAGTCATGCAGTTAGGGCAGGTAAAGCTATCACCGGTGTATGAGAGTGAGTCGATTGGTTTTGCGGGCGAGCCGTTTTACAACTTAGTTGCTGAACTGCATACGCAGCTTTCGCTGACGCAGCTGGTAGACAGTGTGCGTGCCACCGAGCGTTTACACGGTCGGCAAAAAAATGAACAGCGATTTGCGCCTAAAACACTCGATATAGATATTTTAAGCTTTAATGATGCCTGCGGTGAATTTAGCGGGGTCTGCCTGCCGCGCGATGAAATTCTAGAAAACGCCTTTGTATTAAAACCGCTAGCCGATATTGCGCCTGATCAGCTGCATCCGCTGCTTAAGCTCAGCTATGCCGAGCTATGGCGTCGCTATGATAAACCGCAAGCATTGCAGCAGATTCCCTGGCCGCCTGAGGCTATGGGCTAA
- a CDS encoding dihydrofolate reductase produces MKLAMIVAMAENGVIGRNNQLPWYLPEDLKYFKQTTLGKPIIMGRKTFESIGRPLPGRTNIVVSRQSDLSLPAGVRLVNSLDAAITLAEQVAEIDGADELMVIGGAEIYRAAFAKATVLYLTQVHAVVEGDAYFEGFAAADWQLESTQHFEPSGSNPYPYSFNKYLRP; encoded by the coding sequence ATGAAACTAGCAATGATTGTCGCGATGGCCGAGAACGGGGTGATTGGGCGGAATAATCAGCTACCTTGGTATTTGCCTGAGGACTTGAAATATTTCAAACAAACCACCTTAGGTAAGCCTATTATTATGGGGCGTAAAACCTTTGAGTCGATTGGTCGCCCGCTGCCAGGACGAACGAATATTGTTGTCAGCAGGCAGAGTGATTTGTCATTGCCGGCGGGTGTTCGTCTGGTTAATAGTTTGGATGCAGCAATAACATTAGCTGAGCAAGTGGCTGAAATTGATGGTGCTGATGAGCTGATGGTGATCGGTGGAGCTGAAATCTACCGTGCAGCGTTTGCAAAGGCGACGGTGCTGTATCTCACACAGGTACATGCGGTGGTTGAAGGCGATGCTTATTTTGAAGGTTTTGCTGCGGCTGATTGGCAGCTAGAGAGCACGCAACACTTTGAGCCATCGGGTTCAAATCCTTATCCTTATAGTTTTAATAAATATTTGCGGCCATAA
- a CDS encoding biopolymer transporter ExbD has product MKRYLPKQQDDTDIDLTPMLDVVFIMLIFFIVTATFVREPGIDIERPQVTTAGLIGNQKFLLAISASGDIWLDKQQLKINQVFPALEALRAQSPQGALVIQADGEASAQAIAQIIDAAKRAGMDDISLAAVQ; this is encoded by the coding sequence ATGAAGCGTTATTTACCTAAGCAACAGGATGATACTGACATCGATCTCACACCGATGCTTGATGTGGTATTTATAATGCTGATCTTTTTCATTGTTACCGCTACCTTTGTGCGCGAGCCAGGGATAGATATCGAGCGACCGCAAGTCACCACTGCCGGCTTAATTGGCAATCAAAAGTTTTTGCTGGCGATATCGGCCTCGGGTGATATTTGGTTAGATAAGCAGCAGCTTAAAATTAATCAGGTATTCCCTGCGCTTGAGGCCTTGCGGGCACAAAGCCCTCAAGGTGCTTTGGTGATTCAGGCCGATGGCGAAGCTTCGGCGCAGGCGATTGCGCAAATTATAGATGCCGCCAAGCGAGCTGGTATGGACGATATTTCCTTAGCGGCCGTGCAATGA
- the vanZ gene encoding VanZ family protein: MLWVRVCLFVYTTALCTLSLVSISNRALPIQHIDKLWHFCAFSILSLLAAYASRNWRQYYSLLAIGFALGIAIELAQANFTNHRLGEWQDQFANSVGLLWVCILAQSNKLPKLVFSP; this comes from the coding sequence ATGTTATGGGTACGAGTCTGTTTATTCGTTTATACTACTGCGCTCTGCACCCTAAGCTTAGTGAGCATAAGTAACCGGGCACTGCCGATTCAGCATATCGATAAGCTTTGGCATTTTTGTGCATTTTCAATCCTGAGCCTGCTGGCGGCCTATGCCAGTCGCAACTGGCGTCAGTATTACAGCCTTTTAGCCATCGGCTTCGCACTGGGCATTGCGATCGAGCTTGCGCAAGCAAATTTCACTAACCATCGTCTGGGCGAGTGGCAAGATCAGTTCGCAAACAGTGTAGGGCTGTTATGGGTCTGTATTTTGGCACAATCCAACAAGCTACCCAAACTTGTTTTTAGCCCATAG
- a CDS encoding sulfite exporter TauE/SafE family protein, giving the protein MTILLYLLLGALAGIIAGLFGVGGGVIIVPALIYSFSQQGLPAEVLTHMAVATSLAAICFTSIASVTAHQKNRFVLWPVVRRMLIGLIAGSMLGVLFADQLSGFNLQLLIGSFLLIVALQMMLSGRSRASQQAKPATPSGFIAAMIGALSAMFGIGGGSMTVPYLNHIGLRMQQAVATSAACGVPIAYASLASNLYLGWHKTDAISYSLGYVYWPALLGITIMSMPFARVGAGLAKNLSAQKLQRLFAVFLAMIGSLIIFTALGFL; this is encoded by the coding sequence ATAACAATACTGCTCTACCTTTTATTAGGAGCTCTGGCTGGCATCATTGCTGGCTTATTTGGCGTTGGTGGCGGTGTGATTATTGTACCTGCATTAATTTATAGCTTTTCTCAGCAAGGATTGCCAGCCGAGGTGCTGACCCATATGGCGGTGGCTACCTCATTAGCGGCAATATGTTTTACCTCAATCGCCTCAGTTACCGCGCATCAAAAAAATCGCTTTGTGCTTTGGCCGGTAGTGAGACGTATGCTGATTGGATTGATCGCCGGCAGTATGCTTGGGGTGTTATTTGCTGATCAGCTATCAGGTTTTAATTTACAATTACTGATTGGCAGTTTTTTATTGATTGTTGCCCTGCAGATGATGCTTTCTGGTCGATCACGCGCGTCTCAGCAAGCCAAGCCGGCAACACCATCGGGTTTTATAGCGGCCATGATTGGAGCATTGTCAGCCATGTTTGGTATTGGTGGCGGCTCGATGACGGTGCCCTACCTTAATCATATTGGTTTACGTATGCAGCAGGCGGTAGCTACCTCAGCGGCTTGCGGGGTGCCTATTGCCTATGCCAGTTTAGCCAGTAATTTATACCTTGGCTGGCATAAAACGGATGCGATCAGCTATAGCTTGGGTTATGTGTATTGGCCGGCATTACTCGGTATCACAATTATGAGTATGCCATTTGCCAGAGTCGGTGCCGGTTTGGCAAAAAATCTTTCAGCACAAAAATTGCAGCGTTTATTTGCGGTATTTCTTGCTATGATTGGCAGTCTGATTATTTTTACTGCATTAGGATTTTTGTAA
- a CDS encoding thymidylate synthase, whose translation MQQYLDLMRHILDHGTDKGDRTGTGTRSVFGYQMRFDLAQGFPLVTTKKCHLRSIIHELLWFLKGDTNIQYLKDNGVSIWDEWADENGDLGPVYGYQWRSWPTPTGSSVDQISQLLTQLKTNPDSRRHIVSAWNVANVNDMALPPCHSLFQFYVADNKLSCQLYQRSADVFLGVPFNIASYALLTMMIAQVCDYQLGDFVHTFGDAHLYHNHFEQAELQLSRTPKSLPTMKMNSAVDDLFAFSFDDFELLDYYPDPHISAPVAV comes from the coding sequence ATGCAGCAATACCTCGATTTGATGCGCCATATTCTTGATCATGGCACTGACAAAGGCGATCGTACAGGCACTGGCACGCGCAGCGTGTTCGGTTATCAAATGCGCTTTGATTTGGCGCAAGGTTTTCCTTTGGTGACGACAAAAAAATGTCATCTACGCTCCATCATTCATGAGCTGCTGTGGTTTCTGAAGGGCGATACAAATATTCAGTACTTAAAAGATAATGGTGTCAGCATTTGGGATGAGTGGGCCGATGAAAATGGCGATCTCGGCCCAGTATATGGTTATCAGTGGCGAAGCTGGCCTACACCTACTGGCAGCTCTGTGGATCAAATTAGTCAGCTGCTAACTCAGCTGAAAACAAACCCTGATTCACGCCGACATATTGTTAGCGCCTGGAATGTTGCTAACGTCAATGATATGGCGCTGCCCCCTTGTCATAGTTTATTTCAGTTTTATGTGGCGGATAACAAGCTCAGCTGTCAATTATACCAACGCAGTGCTGATGTGTTTTTGGGTGTGCCATTCAATATTGCCTCTTATGCCTTATTGACCATGATGATTGCGCAGGTTTGTGATTATCAATTGGGCGACTTTGTGCATACTTTTGGCGATGCACATCTTTACCATAACCACTTTGAACAAGCCGAGCTTCAGCTCTCGCGTACGCCCAAATCATTGCCGACCATGAAAATGAACAGCGCAGTAGACGACTTATTTGCTTTCAGTTTTGATGATTTTGAACTGCTTGACTATTACCCTGATCCACATATTTCTGCACCGGTGGCTGTTTAA
- the rpsU gene encoding 30S ribosomal protein S21, giving the protein MPSVKVKDSEPFDVALRRFKRSCEKAGVLAEVRRREFYEKPTWVRKRKAAAAVKRHMKKVSRENRRMQRLY; this is encoded by the coding sequence ATGCCATCAGTTAAAGTTAAAGATTCTGAGCCATTTGACGTTGCTCTGCGCCGCTTTAAGCGTTCATGTGAAAAAGCGGGTGTATTAGCCGAAGTTCGTCGCCGTGAATTCTACGAAAAGCCAACTTGGGTTCGTAAGCGTAAAGCGGCCGCTGCGGTTAAGCGTCACATGAAAAAGGTGTCTCGCGAAAACCGTCGCATGCAGCGTTTGTACTAA
- a CDS encoding GatB/YqeY domain-containing protein codes for MSELVSQVKQAMKDAMRAKQKERLSTIRMIQAEFKRVEVDERIDVDDTRALAILDKMAKQRRDAAKQYLEAERPELAAKEEAEIAVLQDFLPQQLSDAEIATIIEQAIESTGASGMQDMGKLMGAVKPQVQGRADMGTVSQLVKAKLA; via the coding sequence ATGAGCGAGTTAGTTAGTCAAGTAAAGCAGGCAATGAAAGATGCCATGCGTGCCAAGCAAAAAGAGCGCCTTTCAACAATTCGTATGATTCAAGCTGAGTTTAAGCGGGTTGAGGTGGATGAACGGATTGACGTTGATGATACACGCGCCCTTGCCATTCTCGACAAAATGGCCAAGCAACGCCGCGATGCTGCCAAACAATACCTTGAGGCCGAGCGACCTGAATTAGCTGCAAAAGAAGAAGCTGAAATTGCCGTCCTGCAAGACTTCCTGCCGCAGCAGCTTTCTGATGCAGAAATCGCAACCATTATCGAGCAAGCTATAGAAAGCACTGGCGCCAGCGGCATGCAAGATATGGGCAAATTGATGGGTGCGGTAAAACCGCAAGTCCAAGGCCGGGCTGATATGGGCACGGTAAGCCAACTCGTGAAAGCAAAGCTCGCTTAA
- a CDS encoding MotA/TolQ/ExbB proton channel family protein, whose product MHHLKKLFRPSLVLLLSVSTIVSVGHAEESAKSMQQLLRQLESQRYSDRKENQAREQRFLAEKSERQSILRDMQNALKQQEAISTQLEQSFEKNDKNIIEAEARLKQRMGSLSELFGHLSSAAADAQAQSAVSLISLHYPERQAQLQTLLSLSASSAELPSIDQIQQLFVILQQELIEQGRTVNFTAGVSGVDGVTVDQTVTRVGNFNALDANGQYLSLKDGQLQLLARQPAAVSIARDFVAMPSGQLAAFAIDPTGPSGGSLLAALINTPSMVERWRQGGVVGVVISVLGLVALLLGVWRLVVLAGVASRVQRQLKQIDSPADDNPLGRVLAKAADCQGLDLETLELKINEAIIREIPALQRFESFLKISAAIAPLLGLLGTVVGMILTFQAITIYGAGDPQAMAGGISSALVTTVLGLIVAIPTLLMHSFVSSRSAQQLHILEEQAAGIVAEFNEAKS is encoded by the coding sequence ATGCATCATCTTAAAAAGCTATTCAGACCCTCTTTGGTTCTTTTGCTGAGTGTTAGCACTATTGTGTCTGTCGGTCATGCCGAAGAGTCAGCTAAGTCAATGCAGCAATTGCTGCGTCAGCTAGAGTCACAGCGTTATAGTGATCGTAAAGAAAATCAGGCGAGAGAGCAGCGTTTCTTAGCTGAAAAGTCAGAGCGACAATCGATTCTGCGCGATATGCAGAATGCGCTTAAGCAACAGGAAGCGATCAGTACTCAGCTTGAGCAATCGTTTGAAAAAAATGATAAGAATATTATCGAGGCAGAGGCCCGATTGAAACAGCGTATGGGTTCTTTATCGGAGTTGTTTGGTCATCTGAGCAGTGCTGCTGCCGATGCGCAAGCTCAAAGTGCAGTGTCGTTAATCAGTTTGCATTACCCTGAACGTCAGGCGCAGTTGCAAACCTTGTTGAGTTTATCCGCCAGCAGTGCAGAACTGCCAAGTATTGATCAAATTCAACAGTTGTTTGTGATTTTACAGCAAGAGCTTATTGAGCAGGGACGTACGGTAAATTTTACCGCCGGGGTTAGCGGTGTTGACGGCGTTACTGTTGATCAAACGGTAACGCGAGTAGGTAACTTCAATGCACTGGATGCGAATGGCCAGTATTTAAGCCTTAAAGACGGCCAACTGCAGTTACTTGCAAGGCAACCTGCAGCGGTTTCCATAGCTCGTGATTTTGTTGCTATGCCGAGTGGTCAGCTGGCCGCGTTTGCGATTGATCCTACTGGCCCTAGCGGCGGCAGTTTACTGGCAGCCTTGATCAATACACCATCGATGGTCGAGCGCTGGCGTCAAGGCGGTGTGGTCGGAGTTGTGATCAGTGTCTTGGGGCTGGTGGCATTATTGTTAGGTGTATGGCGCTTGGTGGTATTAGCCGGCGTTGCGAGTAGAGTGCAGCGGCAGCTGAAGCAAATTGATTCGCCAGCAGATGATAACCCTTTGGGGCGTGTGTTAGCCAAAGCTGCTGATTGCCAAGGCCTTGATCTAGAGACATTGGAGTTAAAAATTAATGAAGCAATTATTCGCGAAATTCCAGCGCTTCAGCGGTTTGAAAGTTTTCTGAAAATTAGTGCAGCGATTGCTCCGCTGCTTGGGCTATTGGGTACGGTAGTGGGGATGATTTTAACCTTCCAGGCGATTACGATTTATGGTGCAGGTGACCCGCAAGCGATGGCTGGCGGCATCAGTTCAGCGCTGGTGACCACAGTATTAGGTTTGATTGTAGCGATACCTACCTTATTGATGCACAGTTTTGTTAGCTCACGTTCTGCTCAGCAGCTGCATATACTTGAGGAGCAGGCCGCAGGCATAGTGGCAGAGTTTAACGAAGCGAAAAGCTAG
- a CDS encoding energy transducer TonB, with the protein MLQNKFIRFSVAATLAFSITLALLLLMQTLIHMKAVDLQQGAQKLADIYMGDTEIEVQRKNQKPEKPEQPPEPPEPIELDQLVDAQVDTDALNIRPNLGVDLNIQGPGLNASDGEYLPFVKVQPQYPRRAQSRGIQGTCTVAYTVTKQGTTRDIRVVDCSSSLFERASIQAAAKFKYKPRIVDGQAVEVPNVKNRFNYKLQ; encoded by the coding sequence ATGTTGCAAAATAAGTTTATTCGATTCTCGGTTGCGGCTACGCTTGCGTTTAGCATAACGCTAGCGTTGTTGTTGTTGATGCAGACGCTGATTCATATGAAAGCGGTTGATTTACAGCAGGGTGCGCAAAAGTTAGCCGATATTTATATGGGTGATACCGAGATCGAGGTTCAGCGTAAAAACCAAAAGCCTGAAAAACCCGAGCAGCCACCCGAACCACCTGAGCCTATTGAGCTTGATCAGTTAGTTGATGCACAGGTCGATACCGATGCATTGAATATTCGTCCAAATCTTGGTGTTGATTTAAATATTCAGGGTCCGGGCTTGAATGCTAGCGATGGTGAATATTTGCCGTTTGTTAAAGTGCAGCCGCAATATCCGAGGCGAGCACAGTCGCGCGGCATACAAGGCACTTGCACAGTGGCGTATACCGTCACTAAGCAAGGAACTACTCGCGATATTCGTGTCGTTGATTGCTCATCGTCACTGTTTGAGCGTGCTTCGATTCAGGCAGCAGCGAAATTTAAGTACAAACCGCGCATTGTTGACGGTCAGGCGGTAGAGGTGCCTAACGTGAAGAATCGTTTTAATTATAAATTACAGTGA
- the tsaD gene encoding tRNA (adenosine(37)-N6)-threonylcarbamoyltransferase complex transferase subunit TsaD, giving the protein MLVLGIETSCDETGVALYDQAAGLLAHELYSQIDLHKQFGGVVPELASRDHVTKLLPMIDAVLAAAGKSKEQLDAVAYTQGPGLAGALLVGAATAQTLAMRLSIPAIPVHHMEGHLLAPMLEQAMPSLPLIALLVSGGHTQLVAVRAIGDYQLLGESLDDAAGEAFDKAAKMLGLPYPGGPEIAKLAEQGELGRFQFPRPMTQKPGLDFSFSGIKTFTLTTIESLGGSLHDISALSQQDKADIAACFQLAMIETLVIKCRRAIQQTGIDRLIIAGGVSANQLLREKLAQMIVQHGHSEAAGVYYASPAFCTDNGAMIAYAGCQRLAAAASPDLAISVRPRWPLTELEQV; this is encoded by the coding sequence ATGTTAGTGCTGGGGATTGAAACCTCCTGTGATGAGACGGGTGTTGCGCTGTATGATCAAGCAGCCGGTTTATTGGCGCATGAGCTGTACTCGCAAATTGATTTGCATAAGCAGTTTGGTGGCGTAGTGCCTGAACTCGCTTCACGTGATCATGTGACTAAATTATTGCCGATGATAGACGCTGTTTTGGCTGCTGCCGGCAAGTCCAAAGAGCAGCTCGACGCGGTTGCCTATACACAAGGCCCGGGTTTAGCAGGTGCCTTGTTGGTTGGCGCGGCAACCGCTCAAACCCTTGCCATGCGATTATCGATTCCGGCGATTCCAGTTCATCACATGGAAGGCCACTTATTAGCGCCGATGCTCGAGCAAGCAATGCCGAGTTTACCGCTGATCGCCCTGCTGGTTTCGGGTGGTCATACGCAATTAGTCGCGGTGCGTGCGATTGGCGATTATCAGCTGCTGGGCGAGTCGCTAGATGATGCTGCCGGTGAAGCGTTTGATAAAGCCGCTAAAATGCTCGGTTTGCCATATCCAGGCGGCCCTGAGATCGCCAAGCTGGCTGAGCAGGGTGAACTGGGGCGCTTCCAATTCCCTCGGCCTATGACGCAAAAACCGGGTCTTGATTTTAGCTTTTCTGGCATAAAAACCTTTACCTTGACCACCATCGAAAGCTTGGGTGGTTCACTGCATGATATCAGTGCGCTATCGCAACAAGATAAAGCTGATATTGCTGCCTGTTTTCAATTGGCAATGATCGAGACGCTGGTGATTAAATGTCGACGTGCTATCCAGCAAACAGGCATTGATCGACTCATTATCGCCGGCGGTGTCAGCGCCAATCAACTATTGCGTGAAAAACTGGCGCAGATGATCGTGCAGCATGGTCACTCAGAGGCGGCGGGGGTTTATTATGCCAGCCCCGCATTCTGTACCGATAATGGCGCAATGATTGCCTATGCCGGCTGTCAGCGCCTCGCTGCTGCGGCTTCGCCCGATTTAGCCATATCTGTGCGTCCGCGTTGGCCGTTGACTGAATTGGAGCAGGTGTAA
- a CDS encoding DUF3450 domain-containing protein produces the protein MKIIKSLLLSVLMLSQHQLTAESLDQVLNSSQKKVAAAASSQQKIDGLSEQSQELFEEYKQTEKLVEDLKMYNQKLSIQVDNQAQRLSEIDTAIAQVQIMQRQILPLMDDMVTQLEQFIALDLPFHQEERTERIGFLRASMNRSDLSTAEKFRQLLEAWNIENEYGRKIEVYPASVTVDGAERKVDMLRIGRIALIYQSLDGATAGAWNSSLGEWQSLEAGDYQAAVKQAIKIANKQANIDVMTLPVATAEAF, from the coding sequence ATGAAAATAATTAAATCTCTGCTGCTTAGCGTATTGATGCTTTCTCAGCATCAGTTAACGGCAGAATCTTTAGATCAGGTGTTAAATTCGAGTCAGAAAAAAGTTGCTGCCGCCGCTTCATCGCAGCAAAAAATTGATGGCTTATCAGAGCAGTCGCAGGAATTATTCGAAGAATATAAGCAGACCGAAAAGCTGGTCGAAGACTTGAAAATGTATAACCAAAAATTATCGATTCAAGTTGATAATCAAGCGCAACGCCTAAGCGAAATTGATACAGCGATTGCTCAAGTGCAAATTATGCAGCGTCAAATTCTGCCGCTTATGGATGATATGGTGACGCAATTGGAGCAATTCATTGCCCTGGATTTACCGTTCCATCAGGAAGAGAGAACTGAGCGCATTGGTTTTTTGCGCGCGAGTATGAATCGCTCTGATCTCTCAACGGCAGAAAAATTTCGCCAGCTGTTAGAGGCTTGGAATATCGAAAATGAGTACGGTAGGAAAATCGAGGTTTACCCGGCTTCGGTGACGGTTGATGGCGCTGAGCGAAAAGTCGATATGCTGCGCATTGGCAGGATTGCCTTAATATATCAGTCTTTAGACGGTGCTACGGCCGGTGCTTGGAATAGCTCGCTTGGTGAGTGGCAAAGTTTAGAGGCGGGCGATTATCAAGCGGCGGTGAAACAAGCGATTAAGATTGCTAACAAGCAGGCAAATATCGATGTTATGACTCTGCCTGTGGCAACTGCGGAGGCGTTTTGA
- a CDS encoding prolipoprotein diacylglyceryl transferase: MLTHPAFDPVAISLGPLQVHWYGLMYLAGFAFVFLLGKRLAKQGKVPFSADQVDDLVFYAAMGVVIGGRLGYVLFYDFARFLDNPLWAIQVWKGGMAFHGGLIGVIVGLSLFAHKHHYPKGAILDFAALAAPVGLFFGRIGNFIGQELWGRASDLPWAMVFPRDPLLLARHPSQLYEAFAEGLVLFFVIYVFSRQPRPFWAAGGIFLLGYGSARFCIEFVREPDSHIGFDLFDWISRGQILSTPMIIAGVALLVWSYKTQPNLPQWQAQQAALQTRQTSSKKKHGKANKKQGKKT, translated from the coding sequence ATGCTAACACACCCTGCGTTTGATCCAGTGGCCATCAGTTTGGGCCCGCTTCAGGTTCATTGGTATGGCTTAATGTATCTGGCCGGATTTGCATTTGTTTTCTTGCTGGGTAAGCGCCTAGCAAAACAAGGGAAGGTGCCGTTTAGTGCCGATCAAGTTGACGATCTAGTGTTTTATGCGGCAATGGGCGTGGTTATCGGCGGTCGCTTGGGCTATGTATTATTTTATGATTTTGCCCGTTTTCTGGATAACCCATTATGGGCGATTCAAGTCTGGAAAGGCGGTATGGCGTTTCACGGTGGCCTGATAGGGGTTATTGTTGGCCTAAGTTTATTTGCCCATAAACACCATTATCCCAAGGGGGCGATTCTGGATTTTGCTGCCTTGGCGGCGCCGGTGGGACTGTTCTTTGGCCGCATCGGTAATTTTATTGGGCAAGAACTGTGGGGCCGGGCCAGTGACCTACCCTGGGCCATGGTATTTCCGCGCGACCCTTTATTGCTTGCGCGCCATCCTTCACAGCTTTACGAGGCCTTTGCTGAAGGTCTGGTGTTATTTTTCGTGATCTATGTGTTTTCGCGCCAGCCACGACCATTTTGGGCCGCGGGGGGTATTTTTTTGTTGGGCTACGGTAGTGCGCGTTTTTGCATTGAGTTTGTGCGCGAACCCGACAGCCATATTGGTTTTGATTTATTCGACTGGATATCGCGCGGACAAATTTTATCGACACCGATGATTATTGCCGGTGTGGCGTTATTGGTTTGGTCGTATAAAACGCAGCCTAACTTACCGCAATGGCAAGCGCAGCAGGCGGCGTTGCAAACTCGGCAAACTTCTTCGAAGAAAAAACACGGCAAAGCTAATAAAAAGCAAGGCAAAAAAACATAG